A genomic window from Plasmodium coatneyi strain Hackeri chromosome 13, complete sequence includes:
- a CDS encoding Ribosomal S27a gives MQIFINIPHDDSLCIESSNVGSIKDVKEKISELKGIPCEVQKLFKNGRQLEDEELIALDETEFEYTIDLTFGLLGGGKKKKKKVYKKPKKEKHKKKKVKLAVLKFYKVGDDGKVFRLKKQCDNCAPGTLMAAHFNRDYCGRCHLTIMKK, from the exons atgcaaatttttataaatatccCGCATGATGACTCCTTATGTATTGAGTCATCCAACGTTGGTAGCATAAAGGATGTGAAGGAGAAGATATCTGAGTTGAAAG GTATCCCTTGTGAGGTCCAAAAGTTGTTCAAAAATGGCCGCCAATTGGAAGACGAAGAACTTATCGCACTGGATGAGACTGAATTT GAGTACACCATAGACTTAACATTCGGATTACTTGGTGGTggcaagaaaaagaaaaaaaaagtttacaaGAAacccaaaaaggagaaacataagaagaaaaaggtcaAATTGGCTGTCCTTAAGTTTTACAAAGTTGGAGACGATGGAAAAGTGTTCAGACTGAAAAAGCAGTGTGACAATTGTGCTCCTGGCACTTTGATGGCTGCTCATTTTAATAGGGACTACTGTGGAAGATGCCACCTCAccattatgaaaaaatag